The following are encoded together in the Drosophila takahashii strain IR98-3 E-12201 chromosome X, DtakHiC1v2, whole genome shotgun sequence genome:
- the LOC108060860 gene encoding MICOS complex subunit MIC13 homolog QIL1 gives MTTMITTLMARTAAVTMTVYMTNRMGVWGKTEETDRLLQQITTGLQPLVGLLGRVLRFEPSDLSAGELAREYYNQGVKGTFQLIRNLPNYSEDLADGAKVACLELVEKAKELRHQGNGWWSISMEKSKLVDPPAAGDGPSSHEVILIERPGDVDGFAGDGKVVLKPRTK, from the coding sequence ATGACGACAATGATCACCACTTTGATGGCGCGAACGGCGGCGGTCACGATGACGGTCTACATGACGAACCGCATGGGTGTTTGGGGCAAGACGGAGGAGACGGACAGGCTGCTGCAGCAGATCACCACGGGTCTCCAGCCGTTGGTCGGACTTTTGGGCCGCGTGCTGCGTTTCGAGCCGAGTGACCTCAGTGCAGGCGAACTGGCCAGGGAATACTACAATCAAGGTGTCAAGGGTACCTTCCAACTCATCCGCAACCTACCCAATTACTCGGAAGACCTGGCCGATGGGGCCAAGGTCGCCTGTCTGGAGCTGGTCGAAAAGGCCAAGGAGTTGCGCCACCAAGGCAATGGCTGGTGGAGTATTTCCATGGAAAAGTCCAAACTGGTGGATCCTCCTGCTGCCGGCGATGGACCATCATCCCACGAAGTTATTCTTATCGAGCGGCCGGGGGATGTAGATGGCTTTGCTGGCGATGGCAAAGTTGTCCTCAAACCGAGGACAAAGTGA